The following proteins are co-located in the Candidatus Accumulibacter cognatus genome:
- a CDS encoding IS701 family transposase, with protein sequence MRGLFQSPRANLEQMSETVAETEYHSLHHMLSDAAWDFEKVRRETARQADDLIGRPEAGLLLDESGFEKKGDHSAGVDRQYNGRLGKVENSQVGVYAALAHGSMAAIIDFEWFLPKDWVADTKRCREAGIPESAQVFRSKPQMAAKMVKRARAAGVRFGFVGADGLYGHATWLLFDGDDAGEVFATEVHSDQQFYFADPGKAWVPAWEAREWAARLKRKEWHPVILRDGEKGEVRAMFAHTRVWIRHPNSAQARPWHLLARRDGTKVKFLLSNAAPDTPLAELARMQAQRHFIERAFEDAKGCCGMADYQVRKWRAWYNHMALVCVALLFLVKERRQHSPYAELLSCADVFDMLVAQLPMKIHGREDLVRIIAERHARRQSARDSAYQRQPPAPKNAIRVC encoded by the coding sequence TTGCGGGGTCTTTTTCAAAGTCCTCGTGCGAACCTGGAACAGATGAGCGAGACGGTGGCGGAGACCGAGTATCACAGCCTTCACCACATGTTGAGCGATGCCGCATGGGACTTTGAGAAGGTGCGTCGGGAGACGGCGCGACAAGCGGACGACCTGATCGGTAGGCCAGAGGCGGGATTGTTGCTCGATGAGTCTGGGTTCGAAAAGAAGGGGGACCATTCAGCGGGCGTGGACAGGCAGTATAACGGTCGCCTGGGCAAGGTCGAGAATTCGCAGGTTGGAGTATATGCTGCGTTGGCACACGGATCGATGGCCGCGATCATCGACTTCGAGTGGTTCCTGCCAAAGGACTGGGTAGCAGATACCAAGCGTTGCAGGGAAGCCGGGATTCCGGAATCGGCACAGGTCTTTCGGAGTAAGCCGCAGATGGCTGCCAAGATGGTCAAGCGGGCACGGGCCGCTGGGGTGCGCTTTGGCTTCGTTGGTGCCGATGGCCTCTATGGTCACGCGACCTGGTTGCTGTTTGATGGGGACGATGCAGGCGAGGTCTTTGCTACCGAGGTTCACAGCGACCAGCAGTTTTACTTTGCCGATCCGGGAAAGGCGTGGGTCCCCGCCTGGGAAGCCCGCGAATGGGCCGCGCGCCTGAAACGAAAGGAGTGGCACCCGGTGATCCTGCGCGACGGGGAGAAGGGTGAAGTGCGTGCGATGTTTGCCCATACCCGCGTATGGATCCGTCATCCGAACAGCGCACAAGCCCGCCCATGGCATCTCCTGGCGCGCCGCGACGGCACGAAGGTGAAGTTCCTGCTCTCCAACGCGGCGCCCGACACGCCACTTGCCGAACTGGCGCGAATGCAGGCACAGCGCCACTTCATTGAGCGCGCCTTCGAGGATGCAAAAGGTTGCTGCGGGATGGCCGACTACCAAGTGCGCAAGTGGCGCGCCTGGTATAACCACATGGCGCTCGTCTGCGTCGCTCTGCTCTTTCTCGTCAAGGAGCGGCGGCAACACTCGCCCTACGCCGAGTTACTGTCCTGTGCCGATGTCTTCGACATGCTCGTGGCTCAGCTCCCGATGAAGATTCACGGTCGCGAAGACCTCGTGCGAATCATCGCCGAGCGTCATGCGAGACGACAAAGCGCCCGCGACAGCGCCTACCAAAGGCAGCCGCCAGCACCGAAAAATGCCATTCGAGTCTGTTAA